AGCGGGATCATCTTGAGAGAGGATTCCAGGTTCGACGGACTGATGTTCTTGCCTCCTGCGGTGATCAGCAATTCTTTTTTTCGGTCCACGATTCGGAGGTAGCCCTCATCGTCGATTTCGCCGATGTCGCCTGAATGCAGCCATTGGTCGGCATCGAGCGCCTCGGCGGTCTTGGCTTCTTCCTTGAGATATCCCTGAAATACATTGCCACCGCGGCAGATGACCTCGCCGTCGTCGGCAAGCCGGACTTCGCAGCCCGGCACAGCCTGTCCCACGCTGCCGGCCTTGACCACCCACGGAGAGAAGGTGATCGGGCCGCTCGATTCCGACATGCCGTAGATCTCGGCCAACGGAACACCGAGTCCCCGGAACCAGAGCATCATTTCGGGCGGGATGGGTGCGGCGCCGGTGACGGCGAGCTTGCATTCATCCATGCCGATCAAGGCACGCACCTGCGAGAAGGCGACCTCGTCGAGGAATTTCCAGGTCTCGCGGCGGATAGCCGACATGAGGCCCCTTTTGGCTCCAAGCCGACCGAACGGCGCCTTGCCGGACGTATGCGTGCGCCTCTATCTGCCTCATGGAGAACCGAGGCACGTTAAAGTTCTGCCTCGACCCCCAACCGAGCTCCGGGCCGGGGCTCGGCGCGTTTAATGTGTATGTGTCCGCGTTTGACGGACACTATGCTCTTGATAGAAAGGATCTGCACGGTTTTTCAACCGCCGAGGAGAGTACCAATGGAAAAGAAGATATTCGACCTGAGGGGTCCATCGGCGAGAAGTGTAATTCAGCTCTTTAAGGGCGTGGCTACCGACGAAGGCCGGGTCCCGTTTCACGAGATTCACCGCAGCACGCTTGCCGCCATCAGCGAGCATATTTTCGAGACTTCGGTAGATCCCGATGAACTTGACTCTGATTTCGCCAGCGCCCAAGGCGCCATCGAGGACCACGAACTCCGTCGCGAGATCACTCATATGGCGTCAGTTCTTC
Above is a genomic segment from Candidatus Binatia bacterium containing:
- a CDS encoding AMP-binding protein; this encodes MSAIRRETWKFLDEVAFSQVRALIGMDECKLAVTGAAPIPPEMMLWFRGLGVPLAEIYGMSESSGPITFSPWVVKAGSVGQAVPGCEVRLADDGEVICRGGNVFQGYLKEEAKTAEALDADQWLHSGDIGEIDDEGYLRIVDRKKELLITAGGKNISPSNLESSLKMIPLIGQACAIGDGRPFVSALVVLDPDAAGAWAAANGMAGAKLEELASNPDVIRELGAAVEQSMASFNNAERVKRISILGEEWLPDSDLLTPTSKLKRRGIHEKYSAEIEALYTK